A window of Polaromonas hydrogenivorans contains these coding sequences:
- a CDS encoding ferritin-like domain-containing protein codes for MADEKSMNLDPITDAPGAHPVGTGVGAVVGGAAAGAAAGALGGPVGALAGAVIGAVAGGMGGKAVAESINPTAEEAYWRDNYQREPYYEIGRSYDDYAPAYRLGLQGRTGYEGHFDDVETRLAADWDRDRQNSTLTWQQARAASRAAWDRVAAQTGSYGGMQGTWANTISGANNMTADNDEVIDTLNDLLESCRDGEYGFNTSAEHTKTADLKTMLLRHAQECRTAGQELQALIRQLGGEPDEGGTVSGALHRGWVSVRGTLSGHSDLSMLSECERGEDAAVARYRKALKQDLPPAIRGVVERQAEGAQRNHDQVKAMRDALKVKS; via the coding sequence ATGGCAGATGAAAAATCAATGAACCTTGACCCGATCACCGATGCACCCGGTGCCCATCCGGTCGGCACCGGCGTTGGTGCCGTCGTGGGCGGCGCTGCAGCCGGTGCGGCCGCTGGCGCTTTGGGCGGACCGGTCGGCGCGCTGGCCGGCGCCGTGATTGGCGCCGTGGCCGGTGGCATGGGCGGCAAGGCCGTCGCCGAATCTATCAACCCGACCGCCGAGGAAGCCTACTGGCGCGACAACTACCAGCGCGAACCGTATTACGAAATCGGCCGCAGCTACGACGACTATGCGCCGGCCTACCGCCTCGGACTGCAAGGGCGTACAGGCTACGAAGGCCACTTTGACGATGTGGAAACCCGCCTTGCGGCCGATTGGGACCGCGACCGGCAAAACTCCACGCTCACCTGGCAGCAGGCCAGGGCGGCCAGCCGCGCCGCCTGGGACCGCGTGGCCGCGCAGACCGGCAGCTACGGCGGAATGCAGGGAACATGGGCCAACACCATCAGTGGAGCAAACAACATGACAGCAGACAACGACGAAGTGATCGACACCCTCAATGACTTGCTTGAATCCTGCCGTGACGGCGAATATGGCTTCAACACCTCGGCCGAACACACCAAGACGGCCGACCTGAAAACCATGCTGCTGCGCCATGCTCAGGAATGCCGCACGGCCGGCCAGGAGTTGCAGGCGCTCATCCGGCAACTGGGCGGCGAGCCCGACGAGGGTGGCACGGTTTCAGGTGCGCTGCACCGTGGATGGGTTTCGGTGCGCGGCACGCTCAGCGGCCACAGCGACCTGTCCATGCTCTCGGAATGCGAGCGCGGGGAAGATGCCGCCGTTGCCCGCTACCGCAAGGCCCTCAAGCAAGACCTGCCGCCGGCCATCCGCGGCGTGGTTGAACGCCAGGCCGAAGGTGCCCAACGCAACCATGACCAGGTCAAGGCGATGCGGGACGCGCTGAAAGTGAAGAGCTGA
- the iscR gene encoding Fe-S cluster assembly transcriptional regulator IscR → MRLTTKGRFAVTAMIDLGLRQNNGPVTLAAISQRQQISLSYLEQLFGKLRRHELVESTRGPGGGYTLGRKASEITVADIIVSVDEPIDATQCGGKENCLGDGSRCMTHDLWSSLNSRMVEFLDSVSLQKLVDDQLAKGVMVESTPQIKKAVFASPVVKQVRVNAPNSVFALGNAFSKS, encoded by the coding sequence ATGCGTCTCACGACCAAAGGCCGTTTTGCGGTCACCGCGATGATTGATCTAGGACTGCGCCAGAACAATGGCCCGGTCACGCTGGCCGCTATCAGCCAGCGCCAGCAAATTTCGCTGTCCTACCTGGAGCAGTTGTTTGGCAAGCTGCGCCGCCATGAACTGGTCGAGTCCACCCGTGGACCCGGTGGTGGTTACACCCTGGGCCGCAAGGCCTCCGAGATCACCGTTGCCGACATTATTGTTTCGGTGGACGAGCCGATTGATGCCACGCAGTGCGGCGGCAAGGAAAACTGCCTGGGCGATGGCAGCCGCTGCATGACGCATGACCTTTGGTCCTCGCTGAACAGCCGCATGGTCGAGTTTCTGGATTCCGTGAGCCTGCAAAAACTGGTTGATGACCAACTGGCCAAAGGCGTGATGGTTGAAAGTACGCCGCAAATAAAGAAGGCCGTTTTTGCTTCGCCCGTCGTCAAACAAGTGCGTGTTAATGCCCCCAATTCCGTCTTCGCCCTCGGCAACGCATTTTCCAAATCCTGA
- a CDS encoding IscS subfamily cysteine desulfurase has product METPHFPIYMDYSATNPCDPRVVDAMIPWLREHFGNPASRSHAWGWEAEAAVEKAREQVAALIGADPREIVWTSGATESNNLALKGAAHFYKSKGKHLITVKTEHKAVLDTCRELERQGFEVTYLDVQTDGLLDLEVLKAAIRPDTILVSVMFVNNEIGVIQDIPAIGALCREKGIIFHTDAAQATGRVDIDLQTLPVDLMSLTSHKTYGPKGIGALYVRRKPRVRLEAQMHGGGHERGMRSGTLPTHQIVGMGEAYRIAKAEMHEENKRIRALHERMLNGLKDVEEVFLNGDAEKRVPHNLNMSFNFVEGESLIMGIKGLAVSSGSACTSASLEPSYVLRALGRSDELAHSSLRMTIGRWTTEEEIDYAVATIKENVAKLRDLSPLWEMFKDGVDLSTIQWAAH; this is encoded by the coding sequence ATGGAAACCCCACACTTCCCGATTTACATGGACTACAGCGCTACCAATCCTTGCGACCCGCGGGTGGTGGACGCGATGATTCCGTGGTTGCGCGAGCATTTCGGCAATCCCGCATCCCGTAGCCATGCCTGGGGCTGGGAAGCCGAAGCTGCTGTTGAAAAAGCGCGTGAGCAGGTGGCCGCGTTGATTGGCGCCGACCCGCGCGAGATCGTCTGGACCAGCGGCGCCACCGAGTCGAACAACCTCGCACTCAAGGGTGCAGCCCATTTCTACAAGTCCAAAGGCAAGCACCTCATCACCGTCAAGACCGAGCACAAAGCGGTGCTCGATACCTGCCGGGAGCTGGAGCGTCAGGGTTTCGAAGTCACTTACCTGGATGTGCAAACCGATGGTTTGCTTGATCTGGAGGTGCTCAAGGCGGCGATTCGGCCTGACACGATTCTGGTCAGCGTCATGTTCGTCAACAATGAAATCGGCGTGATTCAGGACATTCCTGCCATTGGCGCCCTGTGCCGCGAAAAGGGCATCATTTTTCATACCGATGCAGCGCAGGCAACCGGACGGGTCGATATCGACCTGCAGACGCTGCCGGTCGATTTGATGAGCCTGACCTCGCACAAAACCTACGGACCCAAAGGCATTGGGGCTTTGTATGTGCGCCGCAAACCGCGCGTTCGGCTCGAAGCGCAAATGCACGGCGGTGGCCATGAGCGCGGCATGCGTTCAGGCACGCTGCCGACGCACCAGATCGTCGGCATGGGCGAGGCTTACCGCATTGCCAAAGCCGAGATGCATGAAGAAAACAAGCGCATCCGGGCCTTGCATGAGCGCATGCTGAACGGCCTGAAGGATGTCGAGGAAGTCTTCCTCAATGGCGATGCCGAAAAACGCGTGCCGCACAACCTGAACATGAGCTTCAATTTCGTTGAAGGCGAGTCTCTGATCATGGGCATCAAGGGCCTTGCCGTGTCGAGCGGTTCGGCCTGTACGTCGGCCAGCCTGGAGCCCAGCTATGTATTGCGCGCCCTGGGTCGCAGCGACGAACTGGCCCATAGCAGCCTGCGCATGACGATAGGCCGCTGGACGACCGAAGAAGAAATCGACTACGCCGTTGCCACCATCAAGGAAAATGTGGCCAAGCTGCGCGATCTTTCCCCATTGTGGGAAATGTTCAAGGATGGTGTTGACCTGTCCACCATCCAGTGGGCGGCGCATTAA
- the iscU gene encoding Fe-S cluster assembly scaffold IscU has protein sequence MAYSEKVVDHYENPRNVGSFEKGDETVGTGMVGAPACGDVMKLQIKVNPITGVIEDARFKTYGCGSAIASSSLVTEWVKGKTLDQAASIKNSAIAEELALPPVKIHCSILAEDAIKAAVNDYKQKHSIAEAAH, from the coding sequence ATGGCATACAGCGAAAAAGTGGTGGACCACTATGAAAATCCCCGCAACGTCGGTTCTTTTGAAAAGGGCGATGAAACGGTAGGTACCGGCATGGTCGGTGCTCCGGCCTGCGGCGACGTGATGAAGCTGCAGATCAAGGTCAACCCGATCACGGGCGTGATTGAAGATGCACGTTTTAAAACCTACGGTTGCGGCTCGGCGATTGCCTCCAGTTCGCTCGTCACCGAATGGGTGAAAGGCAAAACGCTGGATCAGGCTGCCAGCATCAAGAACAGCGCGATTGCCGAAGAACTGGCACTGCCGCCCGTCAAGATTCATTGCTCCATCCTGGCCGAAGACGCCATCAAGGCGGCCGTGAATGACTACAAGCAAAAGCACAGCATTGCCGAAGCCGCGCACTGA
- the iscA gene encoding iron-sulfur cluster assembly protein IscA → MSVTLTDAAARHVTRYMTKRGKGVGVRLGVKTTGCSGLAYKLEYADEIAPEDVVFEDNGVKVLVDPKSMAYIDGTQLDFVREGLNEGFKFINPNERDRCGCGESFRV, encoded by the coding sequence ATGTCCGTTACCCTTACTGACGCAGCCGCCCGCCACGTGACCCGCTACATGACCAAGCGCGGAAAAGGCGTGGGTGTACGCTTGGGCGTCAAGACCACCGGATGCTCGGGCCTGGCTTACAAGCTGGAGTATGCCGATGAAATCGCACCTGAAGATGTCGTGTTTGAAGACAACGGCGTGAAGGTGCTGGTGGACCCCAAAAGCATGGCCTATATCGATGGCACCCAACTCGACTTTGTGCGCGAAGGCTTGAACGAAGGCTTCAAGTTCATCAATCCCAATGAGCGTGACCGCTGTGGGTGCGGTGAGAGTTTTCGCGTTTGA
- the hscB gene encoding Fe-S protein assembly co-chaperone HscB produces the protein MNLQSNDFELFGISMQFAQDRAQLDARWKELQREAHPDKFAAQGAAAQRVAMQWSVRINEAYQRLKDPLKRASYLCELHGAPINAENNTAMPSDFLMQQMEWREALEDAKSIDDLEKIALETNLSGRKQLLKIEQALDENKNFPMAAQQVRSLMFIERFASEVDARIDQLGQ, from the coding sequence ATGAACCTTCAATCCAACGATTTTGAGCTTTTTGGTATTTCCATGCAATTTGCCCAGGACCGTGCGCAACTCGACGCACGCTGGAAGGAGTTGCAGCGCGAAGCCCATCCTGACAAGTTTGCGGCGCAAGGTGCGGCGGCCCAGCGCGTGGCCATGCAGTGGTCGGTCCGTATCAACGAGGCTTACCAGCGGCTGAAAGACCCGCTTAAACGCGCCAGCTATTTATGCGAACTGCATGGCGCCCCCATCAATGCCGAAAACAACACCGCCATGCCGTCAGACTTCCTGATGCAGCAGATGGAATGGCGGGAAGCCCTGGAAGATGCTAAAAGCATTGACGATTTAGAGAAAATAGCCTTGGAGACTAATCTCAGCGGCCGTAAGCAGCTATTAAAAATAGAGCAGGCTCTGGATGAGAATAAGAACTTTCCGATGGCGGCTCAACAGGTCAGAAGCCTGATGTTCATCGAACGGTTTGCCAGCGAGGTCGATGCACGCATCGACCAGCTGGGACAATAA
- the hscA gene encoding Fe-S protein assembly chaperone HscA, whose product MALLQLSEPGQTPDPHQRRIAIGIDLGTTHSLVASVRNGASECLPDAQGRVLLPSVVRYLEGSRTQIGFDALTAQVKDPCNTISSAKRLMGRGINDIGNREHMPYQFIDKPGMVTLQTVAGEKSPVEVSAEILALLRQRAEDTFDDDIYGAVITVPAYFDDAQRQATKDAAQLARLNVLRLINEPTAAAIAYGLDNASEGVYAVYDLGGGTFDISILRLSQGVFEVVSTGGDSALGGDDYDRALVEWTLAKAGIAADTLTASDKAALQKTARACKEALSAASSVPFSVQLAKASINFAMKAEDFETACAHLTQRTMMAVRKALRDAGLSKDEIQGVVMVGGSTRMPQVRKAVASFFGREPLTNLNPDEVVALGAAISANQLAGNNTGADLLLLDVIPLSLGIETMGGLVERIVPRNQTIPTAMAQDFTTYQDGQTALALHVVQGERDLVADCRSLARFELRGIPPMVAGAARIRVTFTVDADGLLSVNAKEQISGVEAHIDVKPSYGLSDDEIARMLQDSFSTAQQDMRSRALVEAQVDADRMILATQSALTADADLLSSDERAQIDRLMTGLADTRANGDAAAIEAATQALAKGTEAFAAQRMNRGIQKALAGKNIESV is encoded by the coding sequence ATGGCACTCCTGCAATTATCCGAACCCGGCCAGACGCCCGACCCGCACCAGCGACGCATTGCCATCGGCATTGACCTGGGCACCACCCATTCGCTGGTGGCCAGCGTGCGCAACGGGGCATCTGAATGCCTGCCTGACGCGCAGGGGCGTGTGCTATTGCCCAGTGTTGTGCGTTATCTGGAGGGTAGCCGTACGCAAATCGGATTCGATGCCTTGACCGCACAAGTCAAAGACCCATGCAACACGATTTCCTCGGCCAAGCGCCTGATGGGGCGGGGCATCAACGACATCGGTAACCGCGAGCACATGCCTTACCAGTTCATCGACAAGCCCGGCATGGTGACGCTGCAAACCGTTGCCGGTGAAAAAAGCCCTGTCGAGGTCAGTGCCGAAATTCTGGCCTTGCTGCGCCAGCGCGCAGAAGATACCTTTGACGATGATATTTATGGCGCCGTGATCACGGTGCCCGCCTATTTCGACGATGCACAGCGCCAGGCGACCAAGGATGCAGCGCAACTGGCCCGATTGAATGTGCTGCGCCTGATCAACGAACCCACGGCGGCGGCCATTGCCTACGGACTGGACAACGCCAGTGAAGGTGTTTATGCGGTTTATGACCTTGGCGGTGGAACTTTTGACATTTCCATCCTGCGTTTGTCGCAAGGCGTGTTTGAAGTGGTTTCCACGGGCGGGGATTCTGCCCTGGGTGGCGACGACTATGACCGCGCGCTTGTTGAGTGGACTCTGGCCAAAGCAGGCATTGCTGCAGATACGCTGACTGCGTCCGACAAGGCGGCCTTGCAAAAGACGGCTCGGGCTTGCAAGGAGGCGTTGTCCGCTGCATCCTCCGTGCCATTTTCAGTCCAGCTGGCCAAGGCTTCCATCAACTTTGCAATGAAAGCCGAAGATTTCGAGACCGCCTGCGCCCATCTGACGCAGCGCACCATGATGGCCGTGCGCAAGGCCTTGCGTGACGCTGGTCTTTCGAAAGATGAGATTCAGGGCGTCGTGATGGTGGGCGGCTCGACCCGGATGCCGCAGGTGCGCAAAGCCGTGGCCAGTTTTTTTGGTCGCGAGCCGCTGACCAACCTCAACCCCGACGAGGTGGTGGCGCTGGGTGCCGCCATTTCGGCCAATCAACTGGCAGGCAACAATACCGGCGCCGATTTGTTGCTGCTTGACGTTATTCCACTGTCGCTCGGCATTGAAACCATGGGTGGCCTGGTTGAGCGCATCGTGCCGCGCAACCAGACCATTCCCACGGCGATGGCGCAGGACTTCACCACCTACCAGGACGGCCAGACCGCGCTGGCGCTGCATGTGGTTCAGGGCGAGCGCGATCTGGTGGCCGACTGCCGCAGCCTGGCACGTTTTGAATTGCGCGGAATTCCCCCCATGGTGGCAGGTGCCGCGCGCATTCGCGTGACTTTCACGGTGGACGCCGACGGCCTGCTCAGCGTCAATGCCAAAGAGCAGATCAGCGGCGTCGAAGCGCACATTGACGTGAAACCATCCTACGGCCTGTCGGACGATGAGATCGCCCGCATGCTGCAGGACAGTTTTTCAACCGCCCAGCAAGATATGCGGTCGCGCGCACTCGTTGAGGCGCAGGTGGATGCGGACCGCATGATACTGGCGACTCAAAGCGCACTGACGGCTGATGCGGACCTGCTTAGTTCAGACGAGCGTGCTCAGATTGACCGCCTGATGACTGGCTTGGCCGATACGCGTGCAAATGGTGATGCTGCCGCCATTGAAGCGGCAACCCAGGCACTTGCCAAAGGTACTGAGGCTTTTGCGGCGCAGCGCATGAACCGGGGCATTCAGAAAGCCCTGGCCGGGAAAAACATCGAGTCGGTCTGA
- the fdx gene encoding ISC system 2Fe-2S type ferredoxin: MPIIRILPHPEYCPQGAEISAPAGTSICEALLDNKINIEHACDLSCACTTCHVIVREGFNSLNELDESEEDLLDRAWGLEPNSRLSCQAFLAQTDVTVEIPKYSINHAKENH, translated from the coding sequence ATGCCCATCATCAGAATCCTTCCCCATCCCGAATACTGCCCTCAAGGCGCTGAAATCTCAGCGCCTGCCGGCACTTCCATCTGTGAAGCGTTGCTCGACAACAAAATCAATATCGAGCATGCCTGCGATCTGAGTTGCGCCTGCACGACTTGCCATGTCATCGTGCGTGAAGGTTTCAACTCGCTCAACGAGCTTGACGAAAGCGAGGAAGACCTGCTGGACCGCGCCTGGGGGCTGGAGCCCAATTCACGCCTGAGCTGCCAGGCTTTTCTGGCACAGACCGATGTGACGGTCGAAATTCCAAAGTATTCGATCAATCACGCCAAGGAAAACCATTAA
- the dnaQ gene encoding DNA polymerase III subunit epsilon, which produces MRQIVLDTETTGLSAENGDRIIEIGCVELVRRKLTGNNKHFYLNPGRNSHEDALKVHGISNEFLKDKPKFSAVVDELLDYLQGAEIIIHNAPFDVSFLNKELEIIGREPLMHCVAKVTDSLMMAKEMFPGKRNSLNALCDRLEVDNSGRTLHGALLDAELLADVYINLTRGQNSLMMDIGSPVQTGESEPLVDLRLFELPVLSASEQEMDAHEKVLLTLDKASRGKTVWRLETREIEKTT; this is translated from the coding sequence ATGCGTCAAATTGTTCTAGATACTGAAACCACGGGTCTTTCTGCCGAAAATGGAGACCGCATCATTGAAATTGGCTGCGTGGAACTGGTGCGCCGCAAGCTCACGGGCAACAACAAGCATTTCTACCTCAATCCCGGGCGCAACAGCCACGAGGATGCGCTCAAGGTTCATGGCATCAGCAATGAGTTCCTGAAAGACAAGCCCAAATTTTCGGCTGTGGTGGACGAACTGCTCGACTACCTGCAGGGCGCCGAGATCATCATTCACAACGCGCCTTTTGATGTGAGTTTCCTGAACAAGGAACTGGAGATCATCGGCAGGGAACCCCTCATGCACTGCGTGGCCAAGGTAACCGACAGTTTGATGATGGCCAAGGAGATGTTTCCGGGCAAGCGAAATTCGCTGAATGCACTGTGTGACCGCCTTGAAGTTGACAATTCAGGGCGAACCCTGCATGGCGCCTTGCTGGATGCCGAGTTACTGGCTGATGTGTATATCAATCTCACACGCGGGCAAAACAGCCTGATGATGGATATTGGCAGCCCGGTGCAGACGGGTGAGAGCGAACCGCTCGTTGACCTGCGTCTGTTTGAGCTTCCGGTTTTGTCCGCCAGCGAGCAGGAGATGGATGCGCATGAAAAAGTGCTGCTTACCCTTGACAAGGCCAGCCGTGGCAAAACGGTCTGGCGACTTGAAACGAGAGAAATTGAAAAGACTACCTGA
- a CDS encoding tyrosine-type recombinase/integrase: MVGGERIHRILPQGATAGDAKRLEAELRGALIKAPRSVNIPGDPSMSSMLGIYLEHAKGLRSATTSAHHALRLGPWAEKYKASQAREFAAHVIKDMGALQKGPDGKLKPAYAPATINRSLATAKKGLALAWENNLIPENYGLRIKSLSVNNKREVFLSVDQVRQITQHCTEQAQAAIWAALLTGARRGEIFQIRAEHIKENEIIVPASHTKTLRSRVIPIIPALRPWLVHFPLTMTIDGVKSSWRRARVKADMEHVNFHDLRHSCASILIALGVDLYTVSKILGHSNTQTTQRYAHLQVEQQREALNKLGALVTAG, translated from the coding sequence ATGGTCGGCGGCGAACGCATTCACCGAATCCTTCCGCAAGGTGCAACTGCGGGTGACGCCAAGCGCCTAGAAGCCGAATTGCGCGGCGCGCTGATCAAGGCGCCGCGCAGCGTCAACATTCCGGGCGACCCGTCAATGTCATCCATGCTGGGGATTTACCTGGAGCATGCCAAAGGCCTGCGCAGCGCCACCACCTCGGCACATCACGCGTTGCGGCTCGGCCCATGGGCCGAGAAGTACAAGGCCAGCCAGGCGCGTGAATTTGCGGCGCACGTCATCAAGGACATGGGCGCGCTGCAAAAAGGACCGGATGGAAAGCTCAAGCCGGCCTATGCGCCAGCCACGATCAACCGAAGCCTGGCCACGGCCAAGAAGGGCCTGGCGCTTGCCTGGGAAAACAACCTGATCCCGGAAAACTATGGCCTGCGCATCAAGAGCCTAAGCGTGAACAACAAGCGCGAGGTGTTTTTGAGTGTTGACCAGGTGCGCCAGATTACACAGCATTGCACAGAGCAGGCGCAAGCGGCCATCTGGGCGGCGCTGCTGACGGGCGCCAGGCGCGGCGAGATTTTCCAGATCCGGGCCGAGCACATCAAGGAAAACGAGATCATCGTTCCGGCCAGTCACACAAAGACGTTGCGCAGCCGGGTGATCCCCATCATCCCTGCGCTGCGGCCCTGGCTGGTGCACTTCCCCTTGACGATGACGATTGATGGCGTGAAGTCGTCATGGCGCCGGGCGCGGGTCAAGGCGGACATGGAGCACGTCAATTTCCATGACCTACGCCACTCTTGCGCCAGCATCTTGATTGCGCTGGGGGTTGATCTGTACACCGTGTCCAAAATCCTCGGGCACAGCAACACGCAGACGACGCAGCGCTATGCCCACCTGCAAGTCGAGCAGCAGCGCGAGGCGCTGAACAAGCTCGGGGCGCTGGTGACTGCTGGGTGA
- a CDS encoding helix-turn-helix transcriptional regulator, whose product MSDLNRQQICAALGVSESTIRRLEHTGLPYTPVGSRSKRYDLAECKKWLKENQVCQSGKTQKVVNTSALWSAANAFTESFRKVQLRVTPSA is encoded by the coding sequence ATGAGCGATTTAAACCGCCAGCAAATTTGCGCGGCGCTGGGCGTGAGCGAGTCCACGATCCGGCGCCTGGAGCATACCGGCCTGCCCTACACGCCAGTGGGCAGCCGCTCGAAACGCTACGATCTGGCCGAATGCAAAAAATGGCTCAAGGAGAACCAAGTATGTCAATCTGGGAAGACGCAAAAGGTCGTAAACACATCGGCCTTATGGTCGGCGGCGAACGCATTCACCGAATCCTTCCGCAAGGTGCAACTGCGGGTGACGCCAAGCGCCTAG
- a CDS encoding helix-turn-helix domain-containing protein: protein MSIDLTPCKRLVDSHQKFLDALPGTTMEIMQKAGISYSTVYKCQRHYRAFGEVHIAGYKANGGTPSPIYVRGPGQDALPKNQSAKPATPIKPRPSKREKRAARLAMEQINARIAARAAPRTPRTTDVALSRSRLVFPLSGAWS, encoded by the coding sequence ATGAGCATCGACCTCACGCCATGTAAAAGGCTGGTTGACAGCCATCAAAAATTCCTCGACGCCCTTCCAGGGACGACGATGGAAATCATGCAGAAGGCTGGAATCAGCTACTCCACGGTTTACAAGTGCCAGCGGCACTACAGAGCCTTCGGGGAAGTTCACATCGCCGGATACAAAGCCAACGGAGGGACACCAAGTCCTATTTATGTTCGCGGGCCGGGTCAGGATGCACTGCCGAAGAACCAGTCCGCAAAGCCTGCCACACCCATAAAGCCAAGGCCAAGCAAGCGAGAAAAACGGGCGGCACGCTTGGCGATGGAGCAAATCAACGCACGCATTGCCGCCCGAGCAGCGCCAAGGACTCCGCGCACGACCGATGTCGCCCTCTCAAGGTCGCGGCTGGTGTTCCCACTCAGCGGAGCATGGTCATGA
- a CDS encoding ParB/RepB/Spo0J family partition protein, translating into MAKAKALPPQWIDQMVNVNGNLLDANGDGHPYAGQQVRIIQRTAKNTYQVAPTEGLPFLLHPSDWNTYDPNKVYPFDLIKQRDTINLYTDAKVNRVEQLLLGTVHESPFNPRTNYPADEMQELAESAKAVGILQPVLVRPRGDGSYELVFGHRRHRAALMAKLEFIPAIVRDLTDAQSAQLQAVENVQRRDLDPIDEALGYAAFIAAHGITKDELARQIGKSRTHVYNRLKLATLHAPGQAALRAGKIRTEVATAVARVVGEKNQAKALALALEPGYGGELKSYRAARAELVEKFTLDLKGALWALDDATLVPSAGACTVCPKRSGVDPLVYADLVDNKAYVHHYDSTPKGENVCTDSDCFATKKTAQLKRQQEALEAKGKVMLVGNAARKAVDAQGNVKGDYIPVSEMREALKSANKGTAGPAVTTLTIQNPRDGKTIEVVKRKEAEAAGVKTPPAKPVNSRTDWNAYELDRKEDEKAREAKAAEQTRINVAALHKVRETRLQDAARHFRVADDCAGNHRRRCVRRQGRSPGALRRSGHGRPERQGRPDVERGVDHPAVGLRPGR; encoded by the coding sequence ATGGCAAAAGCCAAAGCATTACCGCCACAGTGGATTGACCAGATGGTCAACGTCAACGGCAACCTGCTCGATGCCAATGGCGACGGGCATCCCTACGCCGGCCAGCAGGTCCGCATCATCCAGCGCACGGCCAAAAACACCTATCAGGTCGCGCCCACCGAGGGCCTGCCGTTCCTGCTCCACCCCAGCGACTGGAACACGTACGACCCGAACAAGGTGTATCCCTTCGACCTCATCAAGCAGCGGGACACCATCAACCTGTACACGGACGCCAAGGTCAACCGGGTCGAGCAGCTGCTGCTGGGGACCGTTCACGAATCGCCCTTCAATCCACGCACGAACTATCCAGCCGACGAAATGCAGGAGCTGGCCGAGTCGGCCAAGGCAGTGGGTATCCTGCAGCCGGTACTGGTGCGGCCACGGGGCGATGGCAGCTACGAGCTGGTGTTCGGCCATCGCCGGCACCGCGCCGCGCTCATGGCGAAGCTGGAATTCATCCCGGCCATCGTGCGCGACCTGACCGATGCGCAAAGCGCCCAGCTGCAGGCGGTGGAAAACGTCCAGCGCCGCGACCTCGATCCGATTGACGAGGCGCTGGGTTACGCCGCATTCATTGCAGCGCATGGCATTACCAAGGACGAGCTGGCCCGGCAGATCGGCAAGAGCCGAACCCATGTTTACAACCGCCTGAAGCTGGCCACGCTGCACGCGCCCGGCCAGGCCGCGCTGCGCGCCGGCAAGATCCGCACCGAGGTCGCCACAGCGGTGGCCCGGGTAGTCGGCGAAAAGAACCAGGCCAAGGCGCTGGCCCTGGCGCTCGAACCCGGCTACGGCGGCGAACTCAAGAGCTACCGCGCAGCTAGAGCCGAGCTGGTCGAAAAGTTCACGCTGGACTTGAAGGGCGCGCTATGGGCGCTTGATGACGCCACGCTGGTGCCCAGTGCAGGCGCCTGCACGGTCTGCCCCAAGCGCTCGGGCGTCGATCCGCTGGTGTATGCCGACCTGGTCGATAACAAAGCCTACGTCCATCACTACGACAGCACGCCCAAGGGCGAGAACGTCTGCACCGACAGCGACTGCTTTGCCACGAAGAAAACCGCCCAGCTCAAGCGCCAGCAGGAAGCGCTCGAAGCCAAGGGCAAGGTCATGCTCGTCGGCAACGCGGCGCGCAAGGCGGTCGATGCCCAGGGCAACGTCAAGGGCGACTACATCCCGGTCTCGGAAATGCGCGAAGCGCTCAAGAGCGCCAATAAGGGCACGGCCGGGCCGGCCGTCACCACCCTGACGATCCAGAACCCGCGCGACGGCAAGACGATTGAAGTCGTGAAGCGCAAGGAGGCAGAAGCCGCTGGCGTGAAGACGCCGCCGGCCAAGCCCGTCAATTCCCGCACGGACTGGAACGCCTACGAGCTGGACCGCAAGGAAGACGAAAAAGCCCGCGAAGCCAAGGCAGCAGAACAGACCCGCATCAATGTCGCAGCCCTACATAAGGTGCGCGAAACGCGCCTCCAGGATGCTGCCCGGCATTTTCGAGTTGCGGATGATTGCGCAGGTAACCATCGCCGGCGTTGCGTACGTCGACAAGGGCGTTCTCCTGGCGCTCTACGACGCTCAGGACATGGACGACCTGAAAGACAAGGCCGGCCGGATGTCGAAAGAGGAGTTGACCACCCTGCTGTTGGACTGCGCCCTGGTCGATAA